In Halomicrobium zhouii, the sequence AGGTGACGTGACTCGTCCAGTAGACCCCTGTCTGGGTACGTATTCGCCGCCAGGGCTCGAACACTGTGAGACGTTCCGGGCGTGCGGCCTCACTTCGTTCGGCCGTTCCGGGGCTGCGACTCACAAGCTCGAGCCCTGTCTGGGTACGTATTCGCCGGCGACGATGCTCGGAGCAGCAGCTCCTCGCGTTGTGGTCCCCAAGTACTCGCGGCTCACTTCGTTCGCCGCTCGTGAAAACGCTGGTTCCTCACTTCGTTCGGAACCAGCCAACACGCCGCCGCCAGGGCTCGAACACTGTGAGACGTTCCGGGCATGCGGCCTCACTCCGTTCGGCCGTTCCGGGGCTGCGACTCACAAGCTCGAGCCCTGTCGGATCGCGCTTCCACCGCTCACGGAGACGAGCACACGCTACGCGGTGCTCGTCGGTGAAGTTCGCGGAAGGAAGCGCCGCCGCCAGGGCTCGAACACCGAAAGACGGTCCTGCTCGTTCACTCCGTTCACTGCGCAGGCGTGCGACTTTCGAGCCCGACCCCTGCCGGGTAGCGTCTTTCGGAGTGCTGACCGCTCGCTCCGCTCGCGGTTTTGCACTCCGAAAATGACGCCGCCGCCAGGGCTCGAACCTGGGACAACCTGGGTAACAACCAGGTGCTCTACCAACTGAGCTACGGCGGCTCGCATTCACGGATAGCCCGAGTTGTTGTATAGGACTTTCGCTTTCCGTCCTGCATCGACACGCTTTCACGCACGCCGGGGAAATTCCGGGCCATGAGCGAGGAGTTCGACGCCGTCGTCGAGCGGGTCCGCGAGCGGGTGACGCCCGACGCCGGAGAGCGGGCCAAGCTCGAAGCCGTCGCCGACGAGGTCGTCCGGCGGGCCGAGGCCGCCATCGCGGATCTCGACGTCGACGCAGCTGTCGTCAGGGTCGGATCCACGGCACGGGGGACCTGGACGGCCGGCGACCGGGACGTCGACGTGTTCGTCTGTTTTTCACCGGATCTCGACCGCGAGCGGCTGGAGCGCTGCGGGCTCGACGTCGGTCACACTGTCCTCCCCGAGGGCCACGAGGAGTACGCCGAGCATCCGTACGTCAAGGGCCCCGTCGACGGGTACGACGTCGACCTGGTGCCCTGCTACGCCGTCGACGACGCCACCGAGGCCCAGTCGGCCGTCGACCGGACGCCGTTCCACACCCGCTACGTCGAGGAGCGGATCGACGACGACCTGGCCGCGGACGTCCGGGTCGCAAAGCAGTTCGGCAAGGCCATCGGCGTGTACGGCAGTAACCTGAAGACGCGGGGGTTCTCGGGCTACTTGACCGAGTTGCTGGTTCTCGAGTACGGCGGCTTCCGGCCGCTCGTCGAGGCCGCCGCAGACGACTGGCATCCCCCAGTCCACTTCGACCCGGAAGACCACGGCCAGCAGTCCTTCGACGACCCGCTGGTCTTCGTCGACCCGACGGACCCCGAACGCAACGTCGCGGCCGTCGTCGCTTCCGACGCCGTCGCCCGGTTCCAGCACTACGCCCGCGAGCTGCTGGCAGATCCGCGGGAGTCGCTGTTCGAGCCGTCCGATCCCGACCCCATCGACGCGGCAGCAGTCCGCGCGGCCATCGATCGACGGGGGACGACGCCCGTCGCGATTTGCTTCGACGCGCCGGACCTGGTCGACGACCAGCTCTGGCCCCAGCTCTACCGCTCGGTCGACGGTGTAACGAGTGAACTCGACCGTCGTGGGTTCGACGTGCTCCGGGCCGCGGCGTTCGCCGACGAGTCGGCCACACTGTTCGTCGAACTGGAAGTCGCCGAGCGACCGGCCGTCGAGCGCCACGACGGCCCGCCGGTCCACGTCGGCGAGCACGCCCGCGGCTTCTACGAGAAGTACGCCGACACCGACGCCGCCGGCCCCTTCATCGACGGCGACCGGTACGTGGTCGAACGGGAGCGGGCGCACCCGAGCGCTCCCGACCTCCTCAGGAGCGACGCCCTCCTGGACGTCGCACTGGGCGCTCACGTCGAGTCGGCCCTGGAGGAAGGCTACGAGGTACTCGTCGGTGAAAACGTCGCCACACTCGCAGAATCGTTCGGCGTCGAACTGGCGCGTTACTTCGACCCGAAGCCCTGATCGAGGAGGTCGTCGATGACCTCGCGGGCACCCTCGCTCACGTCGCCCTCCGGCGGCTGCGGGTCGTAGCTCGCGATCGTCTTGTTGACCGTCGCGATGCTGTCGGCGAGCGTGTCGAGGCTGTACCCGCCTTCGAGGACGAACCCGAGGCCCGCGTCGCACTCCGCGACCAGCTCGGTCAGTCGCTCGGTCATGAGCCCGTACCCTTCGGTAGAGACCCGCATCCTGGATATCGGGTCGTGCTGGTGGGCGTCGAACCCGGCGCTCACGAGGACGAGGTCGGGGTCGTACTCCCGCAGCGTGGGGAGGATGACCTCGTCGAAGGCGGCGAGATAGCCGACGGTGTTCGTCCCCGGCGGGAACGGGACGTTGAGGTTCCGCATGTCGCCGTCCCCCTCGCCGGTCTCGTCGATTTCGCCGGTCCCCGGGTAGAGGCCAGACTCGTGCAGGGAGACGTTGAAGATGTCACCACGGTCGTAGCAGATGTCCTGGCCGCCGTTGCCGTGGTGGACGTCCCAGTCGACGATGGCGACGCGGTTGGCGCCAGCCTCCAGGGCCGCCTGCGCGCCGACGACGACGTTGTTGACGAAACAAAAGCCCATGGCGTCGTCCTCGACGGCGTGGTGGCCCGGCGGCCGTCCGAGGGCGAACGGCGTCTCGCGCCCGTCGGCACCGTCGAGGGCCTCGGTGGCCGCCCAGGCGGCGATGCCGGCGCTCGCGATGGCGGCGTCCCAGGTTGCCTCGACGGCGACGGTGTCGGCGTCCCAGTCACCGCCGCCGTCGGCGCAGAAGCGCTCGAACTCGTCGACGTAGTCGGCGTCGTGGACGCGCTTGACGAGGTCGGCGTCGGCGTCGGGCGGCGCGACGTAGTCGACGTCGTGACACTCCGCGAGGCGACGCCTGATCGCCCGGAGCCGGTCGGCACTCTCCGGATGGCGTGGGCCGGTGTCGTGGTCCAGGCAGACTTCGCGGTAGCCGAAGTTCATTCAGTAGTACTGCTGCAGTTCGTAGTAGGTCTCGACGTCCTCGGCCTTGACGGTCCGCCGGTCGGCGTGACGGGCCAGGGTGGCCGCCGCGGCCGCCACGTCGTCGGCGTACGCTTCGAGGATGTCGGCCAGCGCCACGCGTGCGTCCATCGCGACCCGGTAGCGGTCGTCGATGTCGATGCGGGCGATGCGGTCGACCGGCGCGATGGGGAGTTCGATGTCGTCCTTGTCGCGCCCGCCTGCCACGCCGAAGTCCTGTGGCATCAGCGTCTTTCGCCCGTCCGCGGTCGCCTCGTCGGCCGCCGCCTCGGCGAGGGTCGCCCCGTGCTCCTGGATGCGACGGGACAGTTCCTCGACCGCTTCGGCGCTCACCCGCAAGCCCTCGGCGTTCCGGCGGATGACAGCGTCCACCGGGGCAGACGGTAACTCGACGCTCATACCACAACGCGGGGCTGTTGCCGCCTTAAGGGTTTCCGTAGCGCCGCTTGGCCGATTAGAACACGTCTTCGGCGTCGACCCGGCCGTCCCGCAGCTCGCCCCGGACCGTCACTTCCTGCCCGAGCGTCACTGTCTCGCCGGTTTCCACCGTCATCGTCTCCGTTCCGTCGTCGAGGACGACGGGGTCACCGGTCTGGACGACCGTGCCCGTGAACTCGACGTGTTCGCCGTCGGCCGGGCCGTCGTCGCCGGTGGCACCACCGGATCCGTTGTCGGCAACGGCACCGTCGTCGGCACCAGTGCCACCACTGCCGTCATCACCACCGGCGTCGCCAGCCACTGCTGCGGCCTCCGCCGCGGCGTGGTCGCCGCTCTCGTCACTATCGCTCCCGTTCGATCCGCCGCTCCCGCCCGAGCCGCCGCCGCCGGCGAAGTCGTCGAGTCCGGTCGAACTGCCGCCCGACCCGCCGGCGCTTCCCCCGGAGCCACCGGAACTCTCGGCGTTCCCACCGGACGGCGCCGTCGCACCGCTCTCGAGAACGGTGACGGTCGAGGCCCAGTTCGCGGAGGCCTCCACGTCGTCCTGCCAGCCGTCCTGGATCTCGACGTCGGCGACGAGCACCTCGTCGCCCGGGCCGATGTCCTTGTCCGCCTTGTCGCCCCAGAGCGCGACCCGGATGTCGCCCGTGTCGTCCTGGACGCGGATGTTGCGGACCTGGCCCTCGCTGCCGTCGTCGCGGTCGAAGGTCCGCTTGGGGTCGGCCGACCGGACGACGCCGGCGATGTCGACGGTGTCGTCGATTTCCACGTCGCCGATGGAATCGGCCTCGGGTTCGAAGGCGACCTCCTCGTCGACCTCGTCGACGGCGCCCTGGTCGCCGACGTGGAGTTCGATGCTGCCGTCGCGCTCGCGGACGTAGCCGTCGACGACCTCGACGGCGTCGCCGGGTTCCAGTTCGTCGGCGCGGTCGGCCCGCTCGTCCCACAGGGTCACCCGGATGCGGCCCGTCTCGTCGCCGAGCGTCAGGTTGGCCACGCGCCCTTCGCTGCCGTCGTCGCGGTCGAACGTCCGGATGGAATCGGTGTCGAGCACGAGCCCGCGGACGTCGACGTCCGACTGCCCCATTGTCAGCGCGTCGATGGAGGAGCCGTCGCCCGGTTCGACGTCGATTTCCACGTCCGGGTCGGGTTCCGCTTTGTCGACCGACACTTCCAGCCCGTTGTACCCCTCTTTCGGGCGGCCCTTGACCCGGAGGACCTCCCCGACCTCCAGCTGGCCGTCGTCGATGGAGGCCGCCTGTTCGTCCCAGAAGGTGAGCCGGATGGCGCCGCTCTCGTCGGCGGCCTCGACGTTGAGGACCCGGCCCTCCTCGTCCTCGCCGTCGCGCTCGAAGGTTCGCAGGTCGCCGATGGCCATCACCTTCGCGAGGAACTTCACCTCCTCCATCCCCGGTTCGACGTCGGCCACCGCGTTCACCTCGTTCTCCGACAGTTCGTGGGCGAGCAACATCGCCGCCGTCTCCTCGTCGGCGAGCCCGCCCATCTGCTCGACCTTCTCCTCGACGGCCTCCCGGAACGTCTCCTCGTCCACGTCAGTATCGAGATCCGCGTAGATGTCCTCTATCGCACCCATTTATCGTGTACTAGGCAGTGTAGGGCCGCGCTTAAGCGTTGTCGTTGCGCGAACGGCCGCTCGCTGTCCGGTGGTTTCCCGATCCGTCGCCGAGTGTCTCATAGGCGGACCTGTGCCGTCCTGCGGGATAAACCGTCGGACCGCCGGACGGAGAGAACGGAGACGTGACTGGCGCCGTCAGTCCCGGGTCGCCGTCGACACCGTCGTCGGGTCGTCACCGTGGCTGTGCCTGACCGTCACCTTGCCGGGCAGTCCGCCGTCGAAGGCGGCCGTCACCTCGTAGTCGAGTTCGGTGATGCACTCGGCACACATCTCCTCCTCGTCGCTCCGGTCCTCCGTGGCCACGAGCACCACCAGTTCGTCGGCGTCGGCGTGGTAGCTCGCGTCCGCGAGGCGCGCGGTCTTGCACGCGTCCGACCCCCAGATGGTGCCGGTGACGACCACCTCGCCCGCGTCGGCTTCGAACGCGACGGCGGCCTCGTCGGTCTGCTGGCCACAGCCGGCGTGGACGAGGGAGAGCGACGCGTCGGCGAGCGACACGGCTGTCCCGTTTCCATCGCCATCGTCTGTCTCGTTTCCGTCGCCACCGTCTGTCTCGTTTCCGTCGCCACCGTCTGTCTCGCTCTCGCTGGGCGTCCCCTCGTCGCCGTTCTCGTCCGCGACGCACCCGGCCAGCGCGACGGCGCCGAGGCCGGCACTGACCCGCGCGAGCATCGTCCGTCTGTGCATATCCGCCTCTTTCCGTGAGCGGGGCAAGTCCCTTCTGGTCAGTCAAATCGGATTTTGAGCGTTCGCAGTGCCAACGCCTCGCAGTCGGCCGGTCGAACCGTAACCCCTTTACAGAGGTCCGCGCTACGGATAGATGAGTCCGGGTAGGGTAGTGGACTATCCTCTTGGCTTGCGGAGCCAGGGACCGGAGTTCGAATCTCCGCTCGGACGTTTTCCTTCCACCAATCGACGAGCGACAGCGAGGAGTCCGTGTTGCTGGAGAACTCCATGGAGATTCGAACACGACAGTCGCAGCCCCGGAACGACGAGCGAAGCGAGTCGCACGCCCGGAACGTCTGTCACCTGTTCGAATCTCCGCTCGGACGTTTCTGCCGACGCCACCCCGCGAGCGGCGGCGTCGGCGAAACTCCGTCCAGGCGTGTCCAGGTTCTGGCCCGGAGTCCCTACACACACCCTGGGAACTCCTCGCCCTGGATGTGGACCGAGTCCACCCAGTCGGGGCGCTCGTCGCCCGACTTCGTGAAGCGCGACCGCGAGTCCATGTAGGACATGATGAGCGCGCGTCGCCACTGGTCGGTCGTGTTCGGCGCGGTGAAGTGGGGCAGCAGGCAGTGCTGGAAGAGGGCGTCGCCGGGTTCCATCGGGAGGGGAACGGCGTCCTCGTGGGTGAAGTCGCGGTCAGCGATGACGATATCGGTGTCGTACTCGACGGCCTCGTGGCCCATGACGCCGTCTCTGTGCGCCCCGGGGACGACGTTCATGCAGCCGTTCTCCGGGGTCGCCTCGTCCAGCGCGATCCAGACGGTAACGTGGTCCATCGGCTGGATGGGGTAGTAGGCGGCGTCCTGGTGGAACCCCTTCTCGCTGCCGACCTCCGGGGGTTTGAACATCGCGGCGCTGCGGAGCAGTTTGAGGTTCGGGCCGAGCAACTGGGCGGCGACGTCGGTGACGGCGTCGTTCTCGGCGACGTCGCGGAGGACGTCGTCGGACTCGACCATGTCGAGGCCCTCGAACTTGCGGACGGCGTCGCCTGGGTCGTCGACGTCGACTTCGCCGCGCTCGACGGCGGGTTCGATCTGGCGCTGGAACCCCGCCACGTCGCGGTCGCCGTGGGTGTACTCGCGCAGGCGGGTCTTCACGCGGTCGACCGTCGCCGGCGAGAGCGCGTCCTCGACGACGACGTACCCCTCGGACTGGTACTGGCGAAACTGCGCGTCGGTCAGTCGCATAGTTACCACAGGCGGGTACCACAGCGTAATGGTTGCGATCAGTGGCGAGAGTCCCGGTAACCGTTGCCCTGGCGCCTGGTACGTAGCGCATAACTACTGGGTATTCAGCTGACCATCTCCCATGGCGACGCCAGAACGCACGGGTAGTTCGGCGTCACGCGACGTCGCGACGGTCTGGCTCCGGTTGCTCCTCGTCGCAGCCGTCGCCCTCGTCGAGACGCTCGTCCTGGGGGTCTGGCTCGTCCTCGTGTGGACCTCGCCGACCCTCTCGCTGGCGACGGGGTTCGCGTTCGCCGTACTGGCCGGTGGGCTGGTCGTCGCGTTCTTCGGGACCGACCTCGCCGTCAACGGGTCGGCGGCGTCGTTTCCCGGGCTGCGAGCGATCGCGGTCGTGCTGTTCGAGGTCGCGGCGTGGGCGCTGTGGCTCCTGGTCGCCAGTCGCGTCGACGGGCTCGCCGGTATCGCCGCCGCTGGCGCCGCGTTCGCGCTGGTGCTCGTGCCCCAGCACACCGTCGCGGACAACGTCCTCCGGGGGGAGTCGCTCGTCGCGACGCTGGTCGACTTCGACGCGCTGGGGGCCAGCCTCGTCCAGGCCGGCGGCGCGACGCTGTGGCTGCTGTTCACTCTGCACGAGGCGTTCGTCGCCGAGTTACTGACCGACGCGGAGGCGGCGTTCGGGGAGCAGGTGCCCGTCGACCTCACGACCATCGACCCGGGACTCGTGGGGCTGGCGGCGCTCGCCGCGGCGCTGTTCGTCGAGCACCTCGTCGGCGTGTCGTTCTCGCGCCACGGCTGACCGGGCCGCGGAGGTATCCCTGGCTCGCAGCAGTTTTCCCGGCGCCCGCCGAACTGGATGGTATGCGCGCCCACCTGCGTGCCGGTGTGGCCATCTACGACGAGGGCCGGTACCACGTCGCCCACGACGCGTGGGAGGACTACTGGCTCGACCTGGAGTCCGGGACAGACGACGAGCGCCTGCTCCACGGCCTCATCCAGTTTACCGCCGTCGTCCACCACGCCCGGGATCGCAACTGGTCGGGCGCCGTCGGCCTTGCCGAGAGCGCCGGCGAGTACCTCGCCGACCTGCCCGCGGAGTATCGGGGTATCGACCTCGATTCGGTCCGAGAGTTCCTCGCGCGGACGGCCGCCGATCCCGAACACCTCGAACGCGTCGGCCCGCCGCTGCTGACCTACGACGGGGAGTCGTTGGGCTACGACGACCTGGACTTCGAGTCGACCGCCGTCGCCGCGGCGGTCCTCGCCGAGGCGGACGGTTACGACGAGACGGCGATGGAGCGGGCCATCGAGTACGCCCGCGAGGAGGTCGACGCCGGGACCAGCGGAACGTACACCGGCCTGGTGTTCTCGTTCGTCCGCGACCCGGACAAACGGGGGGTCGTCTTCCAGCGACTCGCCGAGCACGTCCAGCGCGAGCGCAGCAGGGAGGCCGACGTCGAGGGGCTGTTCGACTAGCGCTGCGGGCCTGCCGCGCTCACCGGGAGCTGACCGATCGTCCAGCGAACTACACCGAGGACAGCACTTTATCCACCGGGCGAGTACACCCGGTGTCTATGTCTCAGGAGTACGAAGCCGAACGGGCGGTTTCACGCGAGGACGCGGCGACGGCGCTCAGACAGCTGGCCGACGGCGTGGCCGCCGGGTCGGTCTCGATCGTTGCCGACGCGGGCCCCGTGGCCGTCGACATCCCCGACGACCTGACGTTCATCGCCGAACTCGAACAGTTCCAGGGCACTGTGGAACTGGAGGCCGAACTGGAGTGGCAGACCGACGACGGGGCCATCAGGGAACCGGCCGACGAGGCAGACTCAGCTGCCGACGCGGCCGAAGCCGCCTCCGACGCCGCGGAAGCGACCGCCGACAGCGCGGCGTCCGCTCCCGACGGGACCGAACCGGTCGAATCCGCCGCCGACCTCGTCGGCCCGGCGACAGATTCGGGTGCGCCGGCCGACGACCCTGCGAGCAAGGCCACGTTCGAACTGTTCCGCGACGCCGCCGACGAGTGGCGCTGGCGACTCCGCCACCGCAACGGGAACGTCATCGCCGACAGCGGCGAGGGGTACGACCGCAAGGCCGGCGCTATCAACGGACTCGAGAGCGTGAAGAGCAACGCGCCGCTCGCAGTGGTCGAAGAACAGTCGGGGGACTAGCGCCGCTCGTAGCGGTGGGTGCTCAGGCGTCGGGTTCGACGACCCGTTCCTCGCCCTCGAAGTGCGCGGAGTTGTCCTGTGGGTTGTAGCCCAGCGCCTCCTTCGCGCGTTCGAGTGAGTAGTACTTGCGGTCGTTGTCGGAGATGCCGTAGACGATCTCGAACTCGTAGTCGGCCTCCAGCGCGCACTCGTGGATGTGGGCGCAGTCGCGGTAGGAGAGCCACATCGCCTGGCCGCGCTCGTAGTCGATCGGTGGGTGGTTGCGCGTGAGGTTACCGATGCGGATATTGCAGACCTCGATGCCGTGCTCGTCGTGGTAGTACCGGCCGAGAATCTCGCCGGTGGCCTTGGAGACGCCGTAGAGGTTCCCGGGCCGGGGTAGCTCCGTCCCGTCGAGGAGGAAGTCGTCGTCGCTGCGGTACATCTCGGGCGTGCGCTGCTCGGTCTCGAAGGCGCCGACGGCGTGGTTCGAGGAGGCGTAGACGAACTTCTCGACGCCTTCCTCGACGGCGGCCTCGTACATCTTCTGGGTCCCGTCGATGTTGTTCGACAGCACGGAGTTCCACGGGGCCGTCTTCCGCGGATCCCCCGCGAGGTGGATGACTGCGCCGACCCCGGCGACCGCCGTCGCGACGTCTTCCTCGTCCGTCACGTCGCCGACCAGGTACTCGTGGTCGGGCTCCTCGACGGGCGGGCTGTGGAACATGAGCTTCCACTCGTAGGCGTCGCCGATCCCCTCCAGGATGGCCTCCCCCACGCCGCCGCCAGCCCCCGTGAGCAAGACTGGGTCGTCCATTCGAGTGGATACTGGGGAACCCACGATACGTAGCTTGCGATTTCGATTATGTGGAACGGGGATCGACGTGACGACGACTGGCGGTCTGTTTCCGTTGGACGGTCGAATCTAGGCGACGACGTACGCCACGGCGGCGAGCAGGAACATCGACGCGTGGGCGAGCAGGAACACAGCGCTCGCCTCGGTGAGCACTGGCCGGGTGACAGTTCCCTCCCCGGTTCCGCCGAGCCACGCAGCAAGGTACCGTCGATACAGGGCGATGCCGGCGCCGAGCGGGACGGCGTACACGCCGAGCAGGAAAGCAAAGCTACCCAGGAACCCCAGTCCGCCCGGGATGCCACGGACGCTCGAGAGTATCGCGCCACCGGCCGCAGCCATGGCCACGTACAGCGCGAACACGACGGCGACGTGTGCTATCGGATCTCCGACGACGCTGCTTCGACCGCGAACGCGTCTGCGAACGAGCACCGTCGCGGCGAACGAGGCCACGACGGGAGCGAGTGCGACGCCACTCCAGAACACCCACGGTCGTTCGAAGAACGGTCGTATTGACATGTTCACCGAATCCGATGCTTCGCCAATAGTTGTTACCCTCGGGACAAACGCGGCTCTCGCAGCGGAAGTTTCACCGCCGTCGAAGCTGGCCCGACACCCTTTCCTCCCCACCGACCGACCCCCCTTCGCATGGACCCGACGGACGACCAGGTCGCCTGTTTCGAGGCGGGGATCAAGTTCGGCTCGCTGTACCACCAGTTTGCGGGGACGCCGGTGAGCCCCGAGAGCGCCGACTCGCTCGCGCGTGCGATAGAGGAGGCCATCGAGAACCAGCCCCACTGCGAGGAGGTTCAGGTGAGCATCCGCGAGGAGGCGTTGCGGGCTGCCATCGACGCGGGTGACGCCGACTACGTGGAGTTTACCGGCGAGTTCGCCGACGTCGACGTCGTCGTCGAGTACGAGGGCGTCACCGTCGAGACGGCGATGCGGATGGACGGCGACTACCCACTGATGGCCATCGAGGACGTCCGGGAGTAGGCCAGCCACCGTGCAGCGTGACCGATCCCTCACGGAACCCACGGCCTCGCTTTCGAAAAACTCGCAGAGAGAACTCTCACGTCCGGCGATTACACTTTCACTTTCAGGCGGGCTTTTAATCCCTCACCGTGCGAACCGCTAGTCATGAGTCAGTCCACACTGGACGACGACGAACTGTTCGGCGAAGCGGCCAGCGAGATCCGCGAGGACGTGGAGTCGTCGCTGGAATCGGCCCGGGAGTCCCTCCCGGCGGCAGACGACGTCTGGGACGTCGAGGCGGACAACACCCTCGGCGTGCTCAACGCCCTGCGCTCGGCGTTCGACGTCGGCGACGCCGAGGACGAACTCCGCGACGCGAAGAAGTGGTACACCATGGGCGAGCGCGCCGACGCCTTCGAGGACGCCGACGACCTCGCCGAGGAGATAGAGACCGTCGGCGACCTGATTTCGGACGTCGAGGACGCGAAGGAACAGGTCGGCGACCTCGCCAGCACCGTCCCGCAGCTCCGGAGCCAGCTCGAGGAGTTCGAGGCCGAGAGCGAGGAGGCCACAGAGGACGAAGAGGCGGACGTCGACGCCGACGCGGACGCCGAAGCGGAAGCGGAGGCGTAGACGGCAGTCGGCGGGTCGATTCCCCGAACGCAGATCGTCAGGACAGGTCCCGGTCTCGCACGGCCGCGAGCAGGGCCGCCAGTGCCTCGCTCGCGTCGTCCAGTAGCCGTTCGCCCCGCTCGGCGCTCGCCTCGCGCGGGTCGCCGACGGTCCCGTTCTCGCTGAACTCGTCGCTGTCGTAGGCCAGGTTGACGCCGGACACCCACTCGCCCCAGCCGTCGGCTGCGCCCTCGGCCGCCTCGTCGAGACGGTCTTCGCGGACGAGGTCGGCGTCGAGGTGCTGGACCAGGCTGGTCTCCTCCGGGCCGCCGTGGCCCATGTCCGGTGCGTCGACCGAATCGAACCAGGTGAAGGGGACGGCGTACGCGTCGTCGGTGCGCGAGATGGTAGCGCAGACCTCCCGCAGTGGATCGACGTTGCCGCCGTGGCCGTTGACGACCACGACGCGGTCCCAGCCGTGATGGGCCAGGCTCTGGACCGTCTCGCGTACGTTCGCGCGGAAGGTGTCCGGGGAGACCCACAGCGTCCCGGCGAAGCGACGGTGTTCCTCGGCGACGCCCACCGGAATGGTCGGCGCGACGACGACCTCGCCGTCGAAGGCCGTTGCACCGGCGTCCGCGACGGCCGCGGCGGTGAGGGCGTCGGTTCCCAGCGGCGCGTGGGGGCCGTGCTGTTCGGTGCTGCCGACCGGCAAGATGGCGAGGTCGGTGTCGACCGACGCGGCGTCGGTCCACGTGGCCTCCGAGAGGTGCATGGCGGGGAAATTGTCGCCCGGGGCTACAAGGGTATCGGACGCTCGGGCGCCACTGGGCCGAACAGCCGTGTTCGTTCCCGCTGGCGATGCGAGGACGCGGACGGGAGTGGTCTGGAACTCAGACGATGGAGTCCGGGCGCGTCATGAAGTAGTTGAAGACGGCGCCGAGGCTGAGCCCGTAGAAGACGTGGGCGAGGAACGTCAGGATCACGTACGCCACGAGCGTGAGCCCGGACTGGCCGGTGTAGAACGCGAGCACGAACCCGGTCCAGATGGCGGCGCCGAAGAAGGCGCCCTTGACCGGGTCCGACTCCCCGGGGAGGTACTCCTTGAGCGAGGCGAACAGGAGCGGCCAGGGGATCATCCCGCCGAGCAGGAAGAGGAAGAAGCCGAACAGCACCCCCGGGACGTATCCCTCGAGGCCGATCATGCGCGTCAGGAGGGCGAAGGAGTCGGTGTCGAAGGCCCCGATGGACGCGGCGATCAACAGCCCCACGGTGAGCGCGGCAGTCCCGGCGAGGCCGCCCGCGGCCCCGACGATGCCGTCGCCGAGGATGCCGATCAGCGTGTCGAACTCCTGGTCGTCCTCGGTGACGTCGTCGACGTGGGACGGGTCGTCGACGTGCGAAGTATTGTCTACCATGGGTCGTTGTAACGTGGCAGTGGATAAAAAGGTTCCCGCGAGCGGCCGATGGGCCGGATTAGAGAGCGGTCCGGACGGGAACTGTGAACGTACCGTCTGTTCTCTATCTGGGACGAGTGACGAAATACCGGGGTAATCTGTCCAGGAGTGAGACGTTGTGTTCCTTTTACCCATTGATCGATTACAAACGTTTCGTAGCTGGGCGCCGGAATGAACAGGGGTTTAAGGATTTGCTGGCCCGAGGCTGTGTATGGACCGACGTTCGTACATCAAGTCTGTCGGCGGTACCGCAGTGGCACTCTCAGTCGCGGGTTGTACCGGCGACGGTGGCGGCGACGAGGCGACGGAGACGGACGACGAGACAGAGGCCGGGTCGCCGGCGGAATCCGAGACGGCCACCGAGGCCGTCACGACTGTCACGCCGGGGACGGCGCCGGGCTTCCCACCGTTCGAGATGAAAGAGGGCGGCGAACTCGTCGGGTTCGACGTCGACCTCCTGTCGG encodes:
- a CDS encoding creatininase family protein gives rise to the protein MHLSEATWTDAASVDTDLAILPVGSTEQHGPHAPLGTDALTAAAVADAGATAFDGEVVVAPTIPVGVAEEHRRFAGTLWVSPDTFRANVRETVQSLAHHGWDRVVVVNGHGGNVDPLREVCATISRTDDAYAVPFTWFDSVDAPDMGHGGPEETSLVQHLDADLVREDRLDEAAEGAADGWGEWVSGVNLAYDSDEFSENGTVGDPREASAERGERLLDDASEALAALLAAVRDRDLS
- a CDS encoding dihydroneopterin aldolase family protein, producing the protein MDPTDDQVACFEAGIKFGSLYHQFAGTPVSPESADSLARAIEEAIENQPHCEEVQVSIREEALRAAIDAGDADYVEFTGEFADVDVVVEYEGVTVETAMRMDGDYPLMAIEDVRE
- the azf gene encoding NAD-dependent glucose-6-phosphate dehydrogenase Azf: MDDPVLLTGAGGGVGEAILEGIGDAYEWKLMFHSPPVEEPDHEYLVGDVTDEEDVATAVAGVGAVIHLAGDPRKTAPWNSVLSNNIDGTQKMYEAAVEEGVEKFVYASSNHAVGAFETEQRTPEMYRSDDDFLLDGTELPRPGNLYGVSKATGEILGRYYHDEHGIEVCNIRIGNLTRNHPPIDYERGQAMWLSYRDCAHIHECALEADYEFEIVYGISDNDRKYYSLERAKEALGYNPQDNSAHFEGEERVVEPDA
- a CDS encoding DUF6789 family protein, coding for MVDNTSHVDDPSHVDDVTEDDQEFDTLIGILGDGIVGAAGGLAGTAALTVGLLIAASIGAFDTDSFALLTRMIGLEGYVPGVLFGFFLFLLGGMIPWPLLFASLKEYLPGESDPVKGAFFGAAIWTGFVLAFYTGQSGLTLVAYVILTFLAHVFYGLSLGAVFNYFMTRPDSIV
- a CDS encoding DUF5790 family protein, which encodes MSQSTLDDDELFGEAASEIREDVESSLESARESLPAADDVWDVEADNTLGVLNALRSAFDVGDAEDELRDAKKWYTMGERADAFEDADDLAEEIETVGDLISDVEDAKEQVGDLASTVPQLRSQLEEFEAESEEATEDEEADVDADADAEAEAEA